The Nakaseomyces glabratus chromosome H, complete sequence genome segment TAATTCTGAGAACATGGCATCCAAATTGACCAAAAAGTTAAGGTTCAAGATGAAAGATGAGGAAGACGATGAAGAGATAGATCGAATAATCAGAGATAGGATGAAGGACCTAGAGTGAGCCGGCTACACTCTGGTATGTGAAACGCATAAAACATTACTATAATAACGAAATGTATGTAACGACAAAATtatgtaaatatattataaactGTTTTTATATAAAGTAAAAGCAAAACTTAgcattttttaaatttcaaTGTTGTTTCTCTGTAGATATTAACAAGCAAAATTTTTAAAACCATTATGTCtgagtattttttttgatgcTATaactattaatattatacaggtataaagaaataaagaaaatgtaaaaAGCTCGTAAAGtatgtaaaaaaaaatgagaaaTGTATATCTAGTATGAGCGCTTCATGAGAAGCCTTAACAAAAAGAGAGCCTTAAAGTCCTGCTTAAATGTTTCACCATCTCATCAAATGGCAAAAGCAAGCAGGTATTCAAAGTCTGATGGAAATAAATGTGGAATAAAAAGGCAAGACAGCGAAATGAGCAACTTTTATCAAATGTCATGATATCTACCAATATACTGACACTCAACGACATCTGTTGATTGCTTTGGTCAAGGAAAAGGTATAACCATATTAGAACATATGTATCTTGGAAAAATCATCCTCGATATTATGCATAGGGCTAAAAGCATTGTCAGTCTCTATGAATCCTAAAAAGTGTTTAAGAATAAATCTCTTTATTCATGTCGTAAAACTTATCGATTCTATAATTGAACCATACAAAAACCAGAAAATAAAACGGtgtaataaaatattgCGAGCGAAactaaaataataagaaataGAAATGTGTGGCAGTAAGGCTAACCAAAAATGAACCTTTCCAGCAATGGCAGTAGGAAAAGCAGCAGGAAAGGAGCGAGTATCCGCAGCATTTCGTAAAGTTCCGAGTTGACCAAttcattttcttgatttccTTGGCGGcgttgctgctgttgtcTATAAGCCTCTCTAGGATCTGCTCTTCTGAACCTTGCTCTTTGGAAAGGGCCGTTGCCTGTTGTGTACATGCGGAACCCGCCAGGTCCGCCGAAGGAGAATGAAGCGCCTGGGCCGCCCCCCATACCTCCATTGAACAAGAAGTCGAAAAGGTCTTCCTGTGGGAACATCTGCTGTTGCCGTTgttggaagaagaactgTTGGAAAGGGTTGAACTCTTCGAATCCTGGGCCGTAAGCAGCTGCACCGCGGCCGCCGCCCGCAGCTGCACTGCTCGGTATACCGGAGGACCTGTCATCGGGGTCCCTGCCTATCTGGTCGTATATCTGTCTCTTCTGCGAGTCGCTGAGCACTTCAAAAGCCCTGTTGATGAGCTTGAACGCCTCGTGTGCTTTCGGGTAGGGGTTCTTATCCGGGTGTAACTTGATGGCGAGCTTCCTGTACGCTTTCTTGATATCCACATCGCTGCTGGAGCGCTCCACATTCAGAATGTCATAGAACGCATGCTTGTCATGGGACAGCACCGACAACACCACTTTCTCTTGCTCCTCATTATAAGACATTTTTAGCTCTCGTTACTCTTGCGGGGTGAGGGAGATGTATGAGAGTGAAAGACAAGCACGCTACAATATAAGGgctatatatttaatatattccCACTCCTACTTAAGGAAAACTCAGAGCCCACAGATCATCGCTCCAGCAGCGATCCCACCATGTGAGGCGCACGTTATTATCGGGTGATATCTAGCATAAAAGACAATATTACAGATAACCTGCATTCCAAGACATTAGCTACAAGTATTTGAAGTAGGGACCTCCCATTGTAGTCATAGTACGGTACACAATTTTAAACACAGCACAATATACTATTACTACCACACATGGTATACTTGCCCAGGCCTTATTTAAAACAATGGGCTTACAAATATtctaataaatttttttctaaaaatGACGTCATTTTGTAATCGAAAGTGGACTTCCTTCTAAACATGAAAGTTTTATGACTTGCACACCCATACACCCACATACACCCATACACACAATATTACAACACAAATCTGCACTTTCCCCCAATCTTTTCGAATCTGAGAACAGCTTCCCCTCAAAGATCGCCTAATATGGTAACTGCCCACCCTTTTCCAATATGGTGAGTGAGTGTGGGGTGGGGTGGGAGTTGTATAGCTCAAATGCCATTATCATACACGAATACACGGTTGGTGTGTACGAGAAATGTTAGTGGTGGACGTGTGTGATGTGTGTGTGATGTGTGTGGACATGTGTACGTGGTTTAGTGGAACACCAGAGAATGTGCGAAGAAATACCCGCACACAAGCGTGTTGCACAGCCTCTCACTGCAAGCTGGAGAGAGTGGGGGTGTTGGGCAATCGGGGGGAGGTGAAGGATACGTGTAGTGGGGCACGAGTTTGGCATATGATGTGAACGTTCTGCATgactgaaaatttttttttttcaaaaatttccgtttctgaaaaatttctgaaaaatttactTTGGCATCGGGGCAAACTGTCGACGCTATACAGTGTAGTGAGTTTACACCACTAACAGGCGAAACTTGTATTAAAATATATTGgtataatataatagtaCGTTATATTGGTTGTATAATAACTTCCATCAGGACCACAGATCAAAAGAACTAAAGTAAAGGTATGTTATAAAGCTGAATGAGAAGCTGAGCGCGAGCGAGTAAGGCGATACCGACCTCTGAAATTGGGAAAACTATATGGGGGAAGTTGTAATGTTTTTCGATTGGAAGGGATTGGGAGGGTCTTAACTGCTCAAACAGAAGATAGAAGAACTCTTACTAACAGATTGTTTTCTTTACTATACCTAGgtaagaaaagaagaagaaaaatattgattatAGATGGCTGCCTCTCTACCTCACCCAAAGATTGTCAAGAAGCACACTAAGAAGTTCAAGCGTCATCACTCTGACAGATACCACAGAGTCTCCGAGAACTGGAGAAAGCAAAAGGGTATCGACTCTGTCGTCAGAAGAAGATTCAGAGGTAACATCTCTGAACCAACCATCGGTTACGGTTCCAACAAGAAGACCAAGTTCATGTCTCCATCTGGTCACAAGGTTGTCTTGGTCTCTAACTTGAAGGATTTGGAAACTTTGACTATGCACACCAAGTCTTACGCCGCCGAAATTGCCCACAACGTCTCCTCCAAGAACAGAGTTACTTTGTTGGCTAGAGCTAAGGCTTTGGGTGTCAAGGTTACCAACGCTAAGGGTCGTCTAGCTTTGGAAGCTTAAATATAGTAACAATTATGTTCATTAATCccaaaaatatacaactCACAATATCATCCAATAAATTAACTT includes the following:
- the HLJ1 gene encoding type I HSP40 co-chaperone HLJ1 (CAGL0H04499g~Ortholog(s) have ATPase activator activity, role in ubiquitin-dependent ERAD pathway and endoplasmic reticulum membrane localization), coding for MSYNEEQEKVVLSVLSHDKHAFYDILNVERSSSDVDIKKAYRKLAIKLHPDKNPYPKAHEAFKLINRAFEVLSDSQKRQIYDQIGRDPDDRSSGIPSSAAAGGGRGAAAYGPGFEEFNPFQQFFFQQRQQQMFPQEDLFDFLFNGGMGGGPGASFSFGGPGGFRMYTTGNGPFQRARFRRADPREAYRQQQQRRQGNQENELVNSELYEMLRILAPFLLLFLLPLLERFIFG
- the RPL32 gene encoding 60S ribosomal protein eL32 (CAGL0H04521g~Ortholog(s) have structural constituent of ribosome activity, role in translation and cytosolic large ribosomal subunit, nucleus localization) yields the protein MAASLPHPKIVKKHTKKFKRHHSDRYHRVSENWRKQKGIDSVVRRRFRGNISEPTIGYGSNKKTKFMSPSGHKVVLVSNLKDLETLTMHTKSYAAEIAHNVSSKNRVTLLARAKALGVKVTNAKGRLALEA